The following are encoded in a window of Sphingobium sp. AP49 genomic DNA:
- a CDS encoding L,D-transpeptidase family protein yields the protein MNVVYVDVAAGRLRFGDIDMACTIGRSGACAAADKREGDGCTPIGTWPIRAVLLRPGKVSATGITLPWRWTHAGDGWSDDPADSAYNRPVRLPRPFSTESLQRSDDAYDVIVILGHNDAPPVPGMGSAIFFHLSEGRPTAGCIAIDRDDMLRLLPLMVPGDVMTIA from the coding sequence ATGAACGTCGTTTATGTCGATGTCGCTGCCGGGCGGTTGCGGTTCGGCGATATCGACATGGCCTGCACCATCGGCCGTAGCGGTGCTTGCGCGGCGGCTGACAAGCGAGAAGGCGATGGTTGTACCCCGATCGGTACCTGGCCGATCCGCGCGGTGCTGCTGCGCCCTGGCAAAGTCTCTGCCACTGGCATTACCCTGCCCTGGCGCTGGACCCATGCCGGCGATGGCTGGTCGGACGATCCGGCCGATTCCGCCTATAACCGCCCGGTCCGCCTGCCCCGGCCCTTTTCGACCGAAAGCCTGCAGCGCAGCGATGATGCTTATGACGTCATCGTGATCCTGGGCCATAATGATGCGCCGCCGGTGCCGGGCATGGGCAGCGCAATCTTCTTTCATCTCTCCGAAGGCCGTCCGACCGCCGGGTGCATCGCGATCGATCGTGACGACATGCTGCGCCTGCTACCTCTAATGGTGCCAGGCGACGTCATGACCATCGCCTGA
- the xth gene encoding exodeoxyribonuclease III, with protein MADTLSIASWNINSVRARIDIVERFLTEEAPDILCLQETKVVNEIFPTDMFKRLGYVHQVLNGQRMHHGVAIMSKVPIHEDDRFDWQANGEARHVGIRLDNGVRIENVYVPAGGDVADREVNPKFGQKLDFIGRMIEWSGALDNKPTILTGDFNIAPLECDVWSHKQLLDVVSHTPVECELLGRLQASNDWVDIGRHFHPAPARLYTWWSYRAKDWAASDRGRRLDHMWMTKDVADKAIAHRVVEPTRSWEKPSDHIPIITEFAF; from the coding sequence ATGGCCGATACCCTTTCAATTGCATCCTGGAACATCAACAGCGTCCGTGCCCGGATCGACATCGTCGAGCGCTTCCTGACCGAGGAAGCACCCGACATTCTCTGCCTGCAGGAAACCAAGGTGGTGAACGAGATTTTCCCCACCGACATGTTCAAGCGGCTGGGATATGTCCACCAGGTGCTGAACGGCCAGCGCATGCATCATGGCGTCGCGATCATGAGCAAGGTGCCGATCCATGAGGATGACCGGTTCGACTGGCAGGCCAATGGTGAAGCGCGCCATGTCGGCATCCGCCTCGACAATGGCGTACGGATCGAGAATGTCTACGTCCCTGCCGGTGGGGATGTCGCCGACCGTGAAGTGAACCCCAAATTCGGCCAGAAGCTCGACTTCATCGGGCGGATGATCGAGTGGTCCGGGGCGCTCGACAACAAGCCGACCATCCTGACCGGTGACTTCAACATCGCGCCGCTGGAATGTGACGTCTGGAGCCACAAGCAGCTGCTTGACGTGGTCAGCCACACGCCCGTCGAATGCGAATTGCTGGGCCGATTGCAGGCGTCGAACGACTGGGTCGATATCGGCCGTCATTTTCACCCGGCGCCGGCCCGCCTTTATACCTGGTGGAGCTATCGCGCGAAGGACTGGGCCGCTTCCGATCGTGGCCGCCGGCTTGACCATATGTGGATGACGAAGGATGTTGCCGACAAGGCGATCGCCCACCGCGTCGTCGAACCCACGCGCAGCTGGGAAAAGCCGTCCGATCATATCCCGATCATCACCGAGTTCGCTTTCTGA
- the cofC gene encoding 2-phospho-L-lactate guanylyltransferase: MTCWIVIPIKAPKECKTRLRGVLDDESREGLVAAMLADVIAAARAVPGDMRVALLGPARPKLPEDMYLLADPGQGLNAALTSARNAALTAGVSRILFLSADLPHVSADEIMALIDVPTDIIAIAPDGAGTGTNALSLPLPGARNFSPNYGEASLAAHRAETVRLGLKLSLIERPGLAFDVDQPADLAGLMPRQID, translated from the coding sequence TCATTCCGATCAAGGCGCCGAAGGAATGCAAAACCCGGCTGCGGGGCGTATTGGATGATGAATCGCGGGAAGGATTGGTTGCGGCGATGCTGGCCGATGTGATCGCCGCAGCACGCGCGGTGCCCGGCGATATGCGCGTCGCACTATTGGGACCGGCTCGTCCCAAACTACCCGAAGACATGTACCTGCTGGCGGATCCCGGGCAGGGGCTCAATGCCGCCCTGACCAGCGCCCGCAATGCCGCATTGACAGCGGGAGTAAGCCGTATCCTGTTCCTGTCTGCCGACCTGCCTCATGTCAGCGCGGACGAGATTATGGCTCTGATCGATGTGCCGACCGATATCATCGCCATTGCGCCGGACGGAGCAGGAACCGGCACCAATGCGTTGTCGCTGCCCTTGCCTGGCGCGCGCAACTTCAGCCCGAACTATGGCGAAGCGAGCCTCGCCGCCCATCGGGCCGAAACGGTACGACTTGGATTGAAACTGTCGCTGATCGAGCGGCCCGGGCTGGCCTTCGATGTTGACCAGCCCGCCGATCTGGCGGGACTCATGCCCCGCCAGATCGATTAG
- a CDS encoding NADP-dependent malic enzyme: MTEKSNVEFSEREALFFHATGRPGKIEIIASKPMATQRDLSLAYSPGVAVPVRAIAADPATAYDYTAKGNLVAVISNGTAILGLGNLGALASKPVMEGKAVLFKRFADVDSIDIELKTEDVDRFIDAVELMEPTFGGINLEDIKAPECFIIEQTLKERMNIPVFHDDQHGTAIIAAAGVINAALLTGRDMKDMKVVVNGAGAASISCTELIKALGVPNDNVIMCDSKGVIYQGRTEGMNQWKSAHAVKTDARTLTEAVKGADVFLGLSVAGAMSQDMVKSMAANPIIFAMANPDPEILPPDAHAVRPDAIVATGRSDFPNQVNNVLGFPFIFRGALDVRATGINEPMKLAAAKAIADLAREQVPEEVAKAYGRSHSFGPDYIIPAPFDPRLMEVVPAAVAQAAMDTGVAQKPIADMAAYRDSLKARLNPTTSVLTSAYEIAKANPKRVVFAEAEEEVVLRAAIQFRELGYGIPVLVGRGEVVEKLKALGVQDPESFELHNSVNSPLVPDMVDLLYKRLQRRGYLRRDCERMVNRDRNIFGTLLVKMGVADAMITGMTRPYAQTLREVKRVMDPAAGRTPFGIHVVVAKEKTVFLADTTVNERPTAAELADIAEGTVAVARRMGHDPRVAFLSYSNFGNPPGAFLDNVRDAVKMLDERQVDFEYEGEMTADAALNPAVMKNYPFSRLSGPANVLVMPGLQSANISAKLLRELGGTSMIGPVLVGMEKSVQIATMASNASELLTLAVLAAGGIAL, from the coding sequence ATGACCGAAAAGTCGAATGTGGAATTTTCCGAGCGCGAAGCGCTGTTCTTCCACGCGACCGGCCGACCCGGCAAGATCGAGATCATTGCGTCCAAGCCGATGGCGACGCAGCGCGATCTCTCGCTTGCCTATTCGCCTGGCGTCGCGGTGCCGGTGCGCGCGATCGCCGCCGATCCGGCGACCGCCTATGACTATACCGCCAAGGGCAATCTGGTTGCGGTCATTTCCAACGGTACGGCGATTCTGGGTCTTGGCAATCTCGGTGCGCTGGCGTCCAAGCCGGTGATGGAGGGCAAGGCCGTCCTCTTCAAACGTTTCGCCGACGTCGATAGTATCGACATCGAACTCAAGACCGAGGATGTCGATCGCTTCATCGACGCGGTCGAACTGATGGAGCCGACCTTCGGTGGCATCAACCTTGAGGACATCAAGGCGCCTGAATGCTTCATCATCGAGCAGACTTTGAAAGAGCGGATGAACATTCCGGTCTTCCATGACGACCAGCACGGCACCGCCATCATCGCGGCGGCAGGCGTCATCAATGCCGCGCTGCTGACCGGCCGTGACATGAAGGATATGAAGGTGGTGGTGAACGGTGCGGGGGCCGCTTCCATCAGCTGCACCGAACTGATCAAGGCGCTGGGCGTGCCCAATGACAATGTCATCATGTGCGACAGCAAGGGCGTGATCTACCAGGGCCGCACCGAGGGCATGAACCAGTGGAAGTCGGCCCATGCGGTCAAGACTGATGCGCGCACTCTCACCGAAGCCGTCAAGGGCGCCGACGTGTTTCTCGGCCTGTCCGTCGCCGGCGCCATGTCGCAGGATATGGTGAAGTCGATGGCCGCCAACCCGATCATCTTCGCCATGGCCAACCCTGATCCCGAAATCCTGCCGCCCGACGCCCATGCCGTCCGTCCCGACGCGATCGTCGCCACCGGCCGTTCCGATTTCCCGAACCAGGTCAATAACGTCCTGGGCTTCCCATTCATCTTTCGGGGGGCACTCGACGTCCGGGCGACCGGCATCAACGAGCCGATGAAGCTGGCCGCCGCCAAGGCGATCGCCGACCTCGCGCGCGAGCAGGTGCCCGAGGAAGTGGCAAAGGCCTATGGCCGTTCGCACAGCTTCGGCCCCGACTATATCATCCCCGCGCCGTTCGATCCGCGCCTGATGGAGGTCGTGCCCGCCGCCGTCGCCCAGGCGGCAATGGATACCGGCGTTGCCCAGAAGCCGATCGCCGACATGGCGGCCTATCGCGACTCTCTTAAGGCCCGGCTGAATCCGACTACCTCGGTCCTCACCAGCGCCTATGAAATCGCCAAGGCCAATCCCAAGCGGGTCGTCTTTGCCGAGGCGGAAGAGGAAGTGGTGCTGCGCGCCGCCATCCAGTTCCGCGAGCTGGGCTATGGCATTCCGGTTCTGGTCGGTCGCGGCGAAGTCGTAGAGAAGCTCAAGGCGCTGGGTGTCCAGGATCCGGAAAGCTTCGAGTTGCACAACAGCGTCAATTCGCCGCTGGTGCCCGACATGGTCGACCTGCTTTACAAGCGGCTACAGCGCCGCGGTTATCTGCGCCGCGATTGTGAGCGTATGGTCAATCGCGACCGCAACATCTTCGGCACCTTGCTGGTCAAGATGGGGGTCGCCGACGCGATGATCACGGGCATGACCCGGCCCTATGCGCAGACCCTGCGCGAGGTGAAGCGGGTGATGGACCCGGCCGCCGGACGGACCCCCTTCGGCATCCATGTCGTCGTCGCGAAGGAAAAGACGGTCTTCCTGGCGGACACCACCGTCAATGAACGGCCTACCGCCGCCGAACTGGCCGACATTGCCGAGGGTACCGTCGCGGTCGCGCGGCGCATGGGCCATGATCCGCGCGTCGCCTTCCTCTCCTACTCCAATTTCGGGAACCCCCCGGGCGCCTTTCTCGACAATGTGCGCGACGCGGTGAAGATGCTGGACGAGCGCCAGGTCGACTTTGAATATGAGGGCGAGATGACGGCGGATGCAGCGCTCAATCCCGCCGTGATGAAGAATTACCCGTTCAGCCGCCTGTCTGGCCCCGCCAATGTGCTGGTTATGCCGGGGCTGCAATCGGCCAATATCTCGGCCAAGCTGCTGCGCGAACTGGGTGGCACGTCGATGATCGGCCCGGTTCTGGTCGGCATGGAAAAGTCGGTACAGATTGCGACGATGGCGTCGAATGCCTCGGAACTGTTGACGCTGGCGGTGCTGGCAGCGGGTGGTATCGCGCTCTAA
- the ribA gene encoding GTP cyclohydrolase II, whose translation MSGREAARAIDALRRGWAIRLTASDGAIRLMAIEGADAVTLTGFDPRGEADILISAARAETLKLANQLAAADPDLPVLIERAPWIDADVATSISDPVLDLASPLKGPFRARPLSAPQAAKAALRLARLAGILPAYFLLEDNGPVDAEVSADEVSDYDDAIHLAIATRARLPVSASENAEIIAFRSPDEPREHVALVVGRRDASPPVIRIHSECLTGDVLGSLKCDCGPQLHQALHQIADAQWGVLLYLRQEGRGIGLVNKLRAYALQDQGFDTVDANVRLGFAIDARDFSVAARMLDLLGIGGVRLLTNNPQKVAGLQAAGIDVVERLPIILPANPHNERYLATKRDRTGHQL comes from the coding sequence ATGAGCGGGCGGGAGGCTGCCCGCGCCATCGATGCGCTACGTCGCGGCTGGGCAATCCGCCTGACTGCATCCGACGGCGCGATACGGCTTATGGCGATCGAGGGGGCGGATGCCGTGACCCTTACTGGCTTCGACCCACGGGGAGAGGCCGATATCCTGATTTCCGCCGCTCGCGCCGAAACGCTGAAACTCGCCAACCAGCTGGCCGCGGCCGATCCCGACCTGCCGGTGCTGATCGAGCGGGCACCCTGGATCGATGCCGATGTCGCGACTTCCATCTCCGATCCGGTGCTCGATCTCGCCTCGCCGCTAAAGGGACCGTTCCGCGCTCGTCCGCTGTCTGCGCCTCAGGCAGCCAAGGCAGCGCTTCGGCTCGCCCGGCTTGCGGGGATTCTGCCCGCCTATTTCCTGCTGGAAGATAATGGCCCGGTTGATGCGGAGGTTAGCGCCGACGAAGTCTCCGATTATGACGATGCCATCCATCTCGCTATCGCCACCCGCGCGCGCCTACCGGTGTCAGCGAGTGAGAATGCCGAGATCATCGCCTTTCGCAGTCCAGACGAACCGCGCGAGCATGTCGCGCTGGTGGTTGGCAGGCGCGACGCTTCGCCCCCGGTGATCCGTATCCACAGCGAATGTTTGACCGGCGACGTGCTTGGCAGTCTTAAATGCGATTGTGGTCCTCAGCTGCACCAGGCGCTGCACCAGATCGCTGATGCTCAATGGGGCGTGCTGCTCTATCTGCGCCAGGAAGGACGCGGCATCGGCCTCGTCAACAAGTTGCGCGCTTATGCGCTGCAGGATCAGGGCTTCGATACGGTCGACGCCAATGTGCGCCTGGGCTTTGCGATCGACGCGCGCGATTTTTCGGTCGCGGCGCGGATGCTCGACCTGCTCGGTATTGGCGGCGTGCGGTTGCTCACCAACAATCCGCAGAAGGTCGCCGGACTGCAGGCAGCGGGGATCGACGTGGTCGAGCGGCTGCCGATCATCCTGCCCGCCAACCCGCATAATGAACGCTATCTTGCGACCAAGCGCGACCGCACCGGTCACCAGTTATGA
- a CDS encoding [protein-PII] uridylyltransferase, which produces MVMQFPNLGSRRAIIDRRAISDSINALAQEHRGDPIKLRGLIVKELKAALEHGREEVDRRLEARPTRGREAVTAFAFLIDQLLRLLYDATTHHLYPAGNRSTGERIVLIAVGGYGRGEMAPYSDVDIGFITPWKPTGWTEQIIESMLYSLWDLGLKVGHSSRSVDETMRMAKADLTVRTALLEARYVWGDRALYEEVAVRFDSEIMQGTARAFVTEKLEERDERHRRMGDSRYVVEPNVKEGKGGLRDLHTLFWIGKYVNRVKSVAELVDVGLLTESELRQFQKAEDFLWAVRCHLHTITGRAEDRLTFDLQLETATRMHFTARAGRSGVERFMRYYFLNAKAVGDLTAVFLAHLDDQLAERGRRYIPSIFRRPKKLDGFVLERGRLALPSDDFFQVDPVRLIEIFAVADKHGLQIHPSAMRAASRDAMLITAKIRKDARANTAFLDVLTSPRDPETVLRWMNESTVFGRFIPDFRRVVAQMQFDMYHHYTVDEHTIRAVGLLSRIEKGELAADHPLATEIMGKILSRRVLYVAVLLHDIAKGRGGDHSILGAEVAEHLCPRLGLTAAETETVAWLVRYHLLMSATAFKRDLADYKTILDFVEVVQSPERLRLLLCLTVVDIRAVGPGVWNSWKRQLLGDLYDAAEEVLRLGHKQKGRSERVIAKQEALREAMGMDEATFAAFSSRMPESYWIAEPDDILVHNARHILEAGESSLSIAAQYYPQRGATLVTVYATDHPGLFYRIAGAIHLAGGNIIDARIHTTRDGVAIDNFLVQDPFGGAFHSPEQLGRIKAAIEDSLSNRHRLITKLEARPLPRTRAEAFQIVPNVLIDNKASNRFTVIEVNARDRPALLFSLANALFQSKVTVHSAHVATYGERAVDTFYVTDLLGGKIESRARLQTLERRLLEAAGGETSELLERA; this is translated from the coding sequence ATGGTCATGCAATTCCCCAATCTGGGGTCGCGCCGCGCGATCATCGACCGGCGCGCGATATCCGACAGCATCAACGCCCTGGCGCAAGAGCACCGGGGCGATCCGATCAAGTTGCGCGGCCTGATAGTGAAGGAATTGAAGGCCGCCCTGGAGCATGGTCGTGAGGAAGTCGACCGTCGGCTCGAGGCCAGGCCCACGCGTGGGCGCGAGGCTGTGACCGCCTTTGCCTTCCTGATAGATCAGCTCCTGCGGCTGCTTTACGACGCGACCACCCATCATCTTTATCCGGCCGGGAACCGCAGCACGGGCGAGCGGATCGTGCTGATCGCGGTCGGAGGCTATGGCCGGGGCGAGATGGCGCCCTATAGTGATGTCGACATCGGCTTCATCACCCCTTGGAAGCCGACCGGCTGGACCGAGCAGATCATCGAGTCCATGCTCTACTCGCTGTGGGATCTTGGCCTGAAGGTCGGCCATAGCAGCCGCTCGGTCGACGAAACCATGCGGATGGCCAAGGCTGACCTGACCGTGCGTACAGCTTTGCTGGAGGCCCGTTATGTCTGGGGAGACCGCGCTCTATATGAGGAGGTCGCCGTCCGGTTTGACAGCGAGATCATGCAGGGCACGGCGCGCGCTTTCGTCACCGAAAAGCTGGAGGAACGCGACGAGCGCCACCGCCGCATGGGCGACAGCCGCTATGTCGTCGAACCCAATGTGAAGGAAGGCAAGGGAGGACTGCGCGACCTCCACACGTTGTTCTGGATCGGCAAATATGTGAACCGGGTGAAATCGGTCGCCGAACTCGTCGATGTTGGCCTGCTGACCGAGAGCGAACTACGCCAGTTTCAAAAGGCCGAGGATTTCCTGTGGGCGGTGCGATGTCACCTGCACACCATCACCGGTCGGGCGGAGGACCGTCTGACCTTCGACCTGCAACTGGAAACGGCGACGCGCATGCATTTCACCGCCCGCGCGGGGCGGTCTGGAGTCGAGCGCTTCATGCGCTATTATTTCCTCAATGCGAAGGCCGTCGGTGACTTGACCGCCGTATTCCTCGCCCATCTGGACGACCAGTTGGCCGAACGCGGGCGACGTTACATTCCGTCCATCTTCCGCCGGCCCAAGAAACTGGACGGATTCGTGCTGGAGCGCGGCCGGCTGGCCCTGCCCAGTGACGATTTCTTTCAGGTCGATCCTGTCCGGTTGATCGAGATTTTTGCCGTAGCTGACAAACACGGGTTACAGATTCATCCCAGCGCGATGCGGGCAGCCAGTCGCGATGCCATGTTGATCACCGCCAAGATCCGCAAGGATGCTCGCGCTAATACGGCGTTCCTAGATGTGCTGACATCGCCCCGAGATCCGGAAACGGTGCTGCGCTGGATGAACGAGTCGACCGTGTTCGGTCGCTTCATTCCCGATTTCCGTCGCGTCGTCGCGCAGATGCAGTTCGACATGTATCATCACTATACTGTCGATGAGCATACGATCCGGGCTGTCGGGCTGCTGTCACGGATCGAGAAGGGCGAACTGGCCGCCGATCATCCGTTGGCCACCGAGATCATGGGGAAGATCCTCTCGCGCCGGGTACTCTATGTTGCGGTGCTGTTGCATGACATCGCCAAAGGACGCGGCGGCGACCACAGTATATTGGGTGCGGAAGTCGCCGAGCATCTCTGTCCCCGCCTGGGGTTGACGGCGGCCGAGACCGAAACGGTCGCCTGGCTGGTGCGCTATCATCTGCTGATGTCAGCCACCGCCTTCAAGCGTGACCTGGCCGACTACAAGACCATCCTGGATTTCGTGGAGGTGGTGCAGAGCCCGGAGCGGCTGCGCTTGCTGCTCTGCCTGACCGTGGTCGATATCCGCGCCGTAGGCCCTGGAGTATGGAACAGCTGGAAGCGCCAACTGCTCGGTGACCTCTATGACGCGGCCGAGGAAGTTCTGCGTCTGGGGCACAAGCAGAAGGGGCGCAGCGAACGAGTCATCGCCAAGCAGGAAGCGCTGCGCGAGGCCATGGGTATGGACGAAGCCACCTTCGCCGCATTCAGCAGCCGCATGCCCGAATCCTACTGGATCGCGGAACCCGACGACATATTGGTCCATAATGCGCGGCACATATTGGAGGCGGGGGAATCATCGCTGTCGATCGCGGCGCAATATTATCCGCAGCGCGGCGCTACGCTGGTCACGGTCTATGCCACCGACCATCCCGGCCTGTTCTATCGCATCGCCGGCGCCATCCACCTGGCCGGCGGCAACATCATCGACGCGCGCATCCACACCACGCGCGATGGCGTCGCCATCGACAATTTCCTGGTACAGGATCCGTTCGGCGGCGCCTTCCACAGTCCCGAGCAGCTGGGCCGGATCAAGGCGGCAATCGAAGATTCGCTGTCCAACCGCCATCGCCTGATCACAAAGCTGGAGGCGCGGCCGCTGCCCCGTACCCGCGCCGAAGCCTTTCAGATCGTGCCTAATGTGCTGATCGACAACAAGGCATCGAACCGATTCACCGTGATCGAAGTCAATGCCCGCGATCGGCCAGCCCTGTTGTTCAGCCTCGCCAATGCCCTGTTCCAGTCGAAGGTGACAGTCCACAGCGCCCATGTCGCCACCTATGGCGAGCGCGCGGTCGACACTTTTTATGTCACCGACCTTCTGGGTGGAAAGATTGAAAGCAGGGCGCGGTTGCAAACGCTGGAACGACGCCTTCTGGAAGCAGCCGGAGGCGAGACCAGCGAATTGCTGGAGCGCGCCTGA
- the mutS gene encoding DNA mismatch repair protein MutS: MANSTSNTTQPTPMMAQYLALKAEAQDCLLFYRMGDFFELFFDDAKMAAATLDIALTSRGEHGGEPIPMCGVPAHSAESYLARLIKGGHRVAIAEQTESPAEAKARGGKTLVARAIVRYVTAGTLTEETLLDSRRDNMLVALAQTGGEGELGLAAADISTGRFETMTVRTADLPAELARLRPSEVVIAEGSMIEVSNGHAFDKAAFSSIRAEEALKRLFAVATLDGFGQFSRAELAAMGGLIGYLDHAGKGTLPFLAPPLRKTSGAHIAIDAATRESLEIVATTGGTRSGSLLGAIDRTVTGAGARLLAQDLSAPLMDAPLIDARLGLVQLFHDDAILRGQLRAALRALPDIGRALGRVAVGRGSPRDLGQLRDGLGEARLLRERLGRLVDQPLLLTQLLPALDGHGALVDALARALVPSPPTETNNGGYIADGFDPALDELRRLAGDGRRAIAALEAQYREQTGISALKIRHNGVLGYHVEVPARAADQLMQPDSGFTHRQTLAGVVRFNSIDLHEQAGRVAQAGAHALVAEAAHLETLIDAVLDRKADIARAADALARLDVAAALAERAAEGGWQRPHFVVEDGVGPCLDIVGGRHPVVEDALRAQGQPFVANDCRLVATDRLWLVTGPNMGGKSTFLRQNALIVILAQAGAFVPAESATLTLVDRLFSRVGASDNLARGRSTFMVEMVETAAILAQATEHSFVILDEVGRGTSTYDGLALAWAVVEAVHEVNRCRCLFATHYHELTRLAETLNALSLHHVRAREWKGDLVLLHELAEGPADRSYGLAVARLAGLPPMVLKRAKDVLGRLEAGKAKTGGIAAGLDDLPLFASVAAQPEEMVDPLRAALDSIDADTLSPRDALDYIYRLKQLAAASHGE; the protein is encoded by the coding sequence ATGGCCAATTCGACCTCCAACACCACACAGCCTACACCGATGATGGCGCAATATCTCGCGCTCAAGGCGGAGGCGCAGGATTGTCTGCTTTTCTACCGCATGGGCGATTTCTTCGAACTCTTCTTCGATGATGCCAAGATGGCGGCGGCGACGCTCGATATCGCGCTGACCAGTCGAGGCGAACATGGCGGTGAACCGATCCCGATGTGCGGCGTGCCCGCGCACAGCGCCGAGTCCTATCTCGCCCGGCTGATCAAGGGCGGACATCGCGTCGCCATCGCCGAACAGACCGAGAGCCCGGCCGAGGCCAAGGCGCGCGGCGGCAAGACTCTCGTCGCGCGCGCCATCGTCCGGTACGTTACCGCCGGTACGCTGACCGAGGAGACGCTGCTCGACAGCCGGCGCGACAATATGCTGGTCGCGCTCGCCCAGACCGGCGGGGAAGGCGAACTGGGCCTGGCGGCCGCCGATATCTCGACCGGCCGGTTCGAGACGATGACAGTGCGCACCGCCGATCTGCCAGCCGAACTCGCCCGCCTAAGGCCAAGCGAGGTGGTGATCGCCGAGGGATCAATGATCGAGGTCTCCAATGGCCACGCTTTCGACAAGGCGGCCTTTTCGAGCATCCGTGCCGAAGAGGCATTGAAGCGCCTGTTCGCGGTCGCGACGCTGGATGGCTTCGGCCAGTTCAGTCGCGCCGAGTTGGCGGCGATGGGCGGACTGATCGGCTATTTGGACCATGCGGGAAAGGGCACCCTGCCTTTCCTGGCGCCGCCGCTGCGCAAGACCAGCGGCGCCCATATCGCGATCGATGCCGCGACGCGCGAGAGCCTGGAGATCGTCGCGACCACCGGCGGCACCCGATCGGGCAGCCTGCTGGGTGCGATCGACCGCACCGTGACCGGGGCGGGCGCCCGCCTGCTGGCGCAGGATCTGTCGGCGCCGTTGATGGATGCACCGCTGATTGACGCACGCCTGGGCCTGGTCCAGCTGTTCCATGATGATGCCATATTGCGCGGCCAGCTCCGCGCGGCGCTGCGCGCGCTGCCCGATATCGGCCGTGCGCTGGGCCGTGTCGCCGTAGGCCGGGGTAGTCCGCGCGATCTGGGCCAGTTGCGCGATGGGCTGGGGGAAGCGCGATTGCTGCGGGAACGGCTGGGGCGCCTGGTCGATCAGCCCCTATTGCTGACGCAATTGCTACCCGCTCTGGATGGCCATGGCGCGTTGGTCGATGCGCTGGCGCGCGCGCTGGTGCCCAGCCCGCCGACCGAGACCAATAATGGCGGCTATATCGCCGACGGTTTCGATCCGGCGCTGGACGAACTGCGCCGCCTGGCCGGAGACGGCCGCCGCGCGATCGCCGCGCTGGAGGCGCAATATCGCGAGCAGACCGGGATCAGCGCGCTCAAGATCCGCCATAATGGCGTGCTGGGCTATCATGTCGAGGTGCCGGCCCGCGCTGCCGACCAGCTGATGCAGCCCGACAGCGGTTTCACCCATCGCCAGACGCTGGCCGGGGTCGTGCGCTTCAATTCGATCGACCTGCACGAACAGGCCGGGCGGGTGGCACAGGCCGGTGCCCATGCACTGGTGGCGGAAGCCGCTCATCTTGAAACGCTGATCGATGCGGTGCTGGACCGCAAGGCCGACATCGCCCGCGCCGCCGATGCGCTGGCGCGGCTGGACGTCGCCGCGGCGCTGGCCGAACGGGCGGCCGAGGGTGGGTGGCAGCGCCCCCATTTCGTGGTCGAGGACGGGGTCGGCCCCTGTCTAGACATTGTCGGAGGCCGCCATCCGGTGGTCGAGGATGCGCTGCGTGCGCAGGGCCAGCCCTTCGTCGCCAATGATTGCCGCCTGGTCGCGACCGACCGGCTGTGGCTGGTCACCGGCCCGAACATGGGCGGTAAGTCGACCTTCCTGCGGCAAAATGCGCTGATCGTCATCCTCGCCCAGGCAGGCGCCTTCGTGCCGGCGGAATCGGCAACGCTGACCCTGGTCGACCGGCTGTTCAGCCGCGTCGGCGCATCCGACAATCTGGCGCGCGGCCGGTCCACCTTCATGGTCGAGATGGTCGAGACCGCAGCCATCCTGGCACAGGCGACCGAACATAGCTTCGTCATCCTGGACGAGGTCGGGCGCGGTACATCCACCTATGACGGGTTGGCGCTCGCCTGGGCAGTGGTCGAGGCTGTGCATGAGGTCAATCGCTGCCGCTGCCTGTTCGCCACCCATTATCATGAGCTGACGCGCCTGGCCGAAACACTCAATGCCCTGTCGCTGCACCATGTGCGGGCGCGGGAATGGAAAGGCGATCTGGTGCTGCTGCACGAACTGGCCGAGGGACCGGCCGATCGCAGCTATGGCCTGGCGGTAGCGCGGCTTGCCGGCCTGCCGCCGATGGTGCTGAAGCGGGCCAAGGATGTGCTGGGCCGGCTGGAAGCGGGCAAGGCGAAGACCGGTGGCATTGCGGCGGGTCTCGACGACCTGCCGTTGTTCGCGAGTGTCGCGGCCCAGCCGGAAGAAATGGTCGATCCGCTGCGTGCCGCGCTCGACAGCATTGACGCCGATACACTGTCCCCGCGTGACGCACTCGATTACATATATCGGCTTAAACAACTGGCCGCCGCCAGTCACGGCGAGTAG